The Vicia villosa cultivar HV-30 ecotype Madison, WI linkage group LG1, Vvil1.0, whole genome shotgun sequence genome includes a region encoding these proteins:
- the LOC131632485 gene encoding uncharacterized protein LOC131632485 has product MSAKAMPEKEDNILKQALDARKNQKKRNQGTGAGENSGSAGSPHKIHVDERLPKRPRASEGGRPDQSNLGPGRAFVLPSCYKDGGYFEKFPLATSPDEARRISDMDPPSLQKQLACDSAAVVRVLEMAQVLASGGSGSTEALKEAEAAKKVAEDKVKTMEVERKELRKKVDAALKQKDAEVAAEKKKLADLRLEWAPSADESPDVAALKSRAEFAEKIESLKISLADMADVGFERALNQLRLLNPGLKEDNVGLSSRIVDGVLVPESPGSEE; this is encoded by the exons ATGTCTGCAA aggctatgccggagaaggaggataaTATCCTGAAACAAGCATTGGATgcgaggaagaatcagaagaagaggaaccagggTACCGGAGCTGGAGAGAACTCAGGCTCGGCAGGCTCCCCTCACAAGATTCATGTCGACGAGAGGTTACCCAAGAGACCTCGTGCTTCCGAGGGGGGACGTCCGGATCAGTCGAACCTGGGTCCCGGGCGCGCCTTCGTGTTGCCTtcttgctacaaggatggaggcTATTTTGAGAAGTTCCCCTTGGCTACCTCACCggatgaagctcgtcggatcAGTGATATGGATCCCCCGTCTCTTCAGAAACAGTTGGCGTGCGACAGTGCCGCCGTGGTGAGGGTCTTGGAGATGGCCCAAGTGTTGGCTAGTGGAGGTTCGGGCTCGACCGAGGCCCTGAAGGAGGCCGAGGCGGCTAAGAAGGTGGCCGAGGACAAGGTGAAGACCATGGAGGTCGAGCGCAAGGAGTTGAGGAAGAAGGTCGATGCGGCCCTGAAGCAGAAAGATGCGGAGGTCgcggctgagaagaagaagctggctgaccttcgactcgaatgggctccctcggctgacgagtcgccGGATGTGGCAGCTCTGAAGTCCAGGGCTGAGTTTGCGGAGAAGATAGAAAGCCTGAAGATAAGCCTGGCCGACATGGCCGACGTCGGTTTCGAGCGTGCTCTTAACCAGCTGAGGCTTCTGaaccctggtttgaaggaggataatgTCGGGCTCTCTTCGAGGATCGTAGATGGCGTGTTGGTGCCTGAGTCCCCGGGGAGTGAAGAGTAG